A genomic window from Thalassoroseus pseudoceratinae includes:
- a CDS encoding DUF58 domain-containing protein: MAESPNYLDPATLARLSGLDLKARLIVEGYVSGAHQSPFHGFSVEFAEHREYVPGDDLRYVDWKVYGKSDRIYLKQYEQETNFACWLLADTSESMQYRSDGVPMSKLDYARHLSAALAWLVVQQQDAVGLATFDRDVSNFLRSSSQPSHLKHVLHVLETAPATGETALGPILHSLAERIRKRGLVILMSDLFDDPESLLLGLKHFRHRRHDVSVLHIVDPAEQDFPFEDPTLFKGLEQAGNQMTDPKALRKAYRQEFESFLSQVRVGCRSLHMDYVFVRTDWPLDVALRAILTRRRERIR, from the coding sequence GTGGCTGAGTCACCGAATTATTTGGATCCCGCGACCCTCGCTCGGCTGAGCGGGTTGGATTTGAAAGCGCGATTGATCGTTGAGGGGTACGTTTCGGGGGCTCATCAAAGTCCGTTTCACGGGTTTTCGGTTGAGTTCGCTGAGCACCGCGAGTATGTGCCGGGTGATGACTTGCGGTATGTAGATTGGAAGGTCTATGGCAAGAGCGATCGGATTTACCTCAAACAGTACGAGCAAGAGACCAACTTCGCGTGTTGGCTGCTCGCGGATACGAGTGAATCGATGCAGTATCGTTCGGACGGTGTGCCCATGTCGAAGCTGGACTACGCTCGGCATTTGTCAGCGGCGCTGGCATGGTTAGTGGTGCAACAGCAGGATGCGGTCGGTTTGGCGACGTTTGATCGGGACGTCTCGAATTTCCTGCGTTCATCGAGTCAGCCGTCACATTTGAAGCATGTTTTGCATGTGTTGGAAACGGCACCGGCGACCGGGGAGACGGCGTTGGGGCCGATTTTGCACAGTCTCGCCGAGCGAATCCGTAAACGCGGTTTGGTGATTCTGATGAGCGACCTGTTCGACGACCCTGAGTCGTTATTGCTGGGGTTGAAGCATTTCCGTCATCGTCGACACGACGTCAGTGTGCTGCACATTGTCGACCCGGCTGAGCAAGACTTCCCCTTCGAAGACCCCACGCTGTTCAAGGGGCTTGAGCAGGCAGGAAATCAGATGACGGATCCAAAGGCGTTGCGGAAGGCGTATCGGCAAGAATTCGAGAGCTTTTTGTCGCAGGTCCGTGTGGGGTGTCGAAGCCTACATATGGATTACGTTTTCGTGCGGACGGATTGGCCGTTGGACGTCGCGTTGCGGGCTATTCTCACTCGGCGACGGGAACGAATTCGGTGA